The following coding sequences are from one Paenibacillus tundrae window:
- a CDS encoding SDR family NAD(P)-dependent oxidoreductase encodes MNKSHSENIAAISGASAGIGLALTRKFLLEDWQVIAIIRSDFPADDTLIQEAVHTGRLRIYKTKDLSDYASLMRLIEEIKSNEQRIDILFNNAGGSFPTLSYSKQGREIHYELMTVVPYIILMELKELIKKGHLKTVINTSSEAIKFTRKFTIQTLEHPKVFRKLIGPYATSKLALSLWTQAIAPQLAQENIKIRSVDPGSTNTLRKETRSGLPLLVLPLMKLFFSPPAHGASRLYEAALGQHQNETGVFLIKGKITELKFKEQAKNVLKRINEIYEHEYGYYPEATHVLDQK; translated from the coding sequence ATGAATAAGAGCCACAGTGAAAATATCGCCGCCATATCGGGGGCAAGTGCAGGGATCGGACTAGCCTTAACCCGTAAATTTCTATTGGAAGACTGGCAAGTGATTGCGATCATTCGCTCAGACTTCCCAGCGGACGACACACTAATCCAAGAAGCAGTCCATACGGGTAGGCTACGCATTTATAAAACGAAGGATCTATCTGACTACGCCAGCTTAATGCGACTGATTGAAGAAATAAAAAGCAATGAGCAGCGGATTGATATTTTGTTTAATAACGCCGGAGGCTCTTTTCCCACACTGAGCTATTCCAAACAAGGACGTGAAATTCATTACGAGCTAATGACAGTCGTTCCGTACATTATTCTGATGGAATTGAAGGAACTTATAAAAAAGGGACACTTAAAAACGGTGATCAACACCTCATCGGAAGCGATTAAATTTACAAGAAAATTCACTATTCAAACCCTTGAGCACCCTAAAGTCTTTCGCAAGCTAATCGGTCCCTATGCCACGTCTAAGTTAGCACTTTCACTGTGGACCCAAGCCATCGCACCACAACTCGCCCAGGAGAATATCAAGATCCGTAGCGTTGACCCTGGCAGTACCAATACACTAAGGAAAGAAACCAGATCTGGATTACCTTTATTGGTTCTTCCATTAATGAAGTTATTTTTTTCTCCCCCGGCTCACGGTGCCAGCAGGCTTTATGAAGCTGCTTTGGGACAACACCAGAATGAAACCGGCGTGTTTTTGATAAAAGGTAAGATTACGGAATTAAAATTCAAAGAGCAAGCGAAGAATGTCCTGAAAAGGATCAATGAGATTTACGAACATGAGTACGGTTACTATCCTGAAGCCACACATGTCTTAGATCAAAAGTAA
- a CDS encoding alpha/beta fold hydrolase produces MAKVNVGTENEQPIELYYEDHGAGKPIILIHGWPLSGRSWEKQVPALIEAGYRVITYDRRGFGQSSQPWDGYDYDTFASDLHKLILHLDLHDATLVGFSMGGGEVARYVGTYGTERVTKAVFAGAVPPYLYITEDNPQGGLDDATIAEFQNGVKTDRLAFLDGFTSNFFAAGDRTDLVSEPFRIYNRDIAALASPKGTLDCIAAFALTDFRQDLEKFNIPTLVIHGDSDAIVPLEVSGQRTHESIPGSRLVVVEGGPHGFNATHSEQFNAALIEFLQG; encoded by the coding sequence ATGGCCAAAGTAAATGTAGGTACAGAGAATGAACAACCAATTGAACTGTATTATGAGGATCATGGTGCGGGAAAACCAATTATTCTGATTCATGGCTGGCCTTTGAGTGGACGATCCTGGGAGAAGCAAGTTCCAGCCCTGATTGAAGCGGGCTACCGTGTGATCACATATGACCGTCGTGGATTCGGTCAGTCTTCTCAACCTTGGGATGGTTATGACTATGATACCTTTGCTTCGGATTTGCATAAATTGATTTTGCACCTTGATCTGCATGATGCCACATTAGTCGGATTCTCCATGGGTGGCGGCGAAGTTGCACGTTATGTGGGAACCTACGGAACAGAACGCGTTACTAAAGCTGTATTTGCGGGAGCAGTTCCTCCTTATCTCTATATAACCGAAGACAATCCTCAAGGAGGATTGGATGATGCAACGATTGCCGAATTCCAAAATGGGGTAAAAACCGATCGTCTAGCATTCCTGGATGGTTTTACAAGCAACTTTTTCGCTGCTGGAGACCGTACAGACCTTGTGAGCGAACCATTCCGTATCTATAACCGTGATATTGCAGCTCTGGCTTCACCTAAAGGCACATTGGATTGTATTGCTGCCTTTGCCCTTACTGATTTCCGTCAGGACCTGGAGAAATTCAACATTCCAACACTGGTTATCCATGGCGATTCCGATGCCATCGTGCCTTTGGAGGTAAGTGGACAACGTACTCATGAATCCATTCCTGGCAGCCGTCTCGTCGTTGTCGAAGGTGGACCACACGGATTTAATGCGACGCATTCTGAACAATTTAATGCAGCATTGATCGAATTTTTGCAGGGTTAA
- a CDS encoding nuclear transport factor 2 family protein: MNNLTPPFTLETAIQKTRMAEDSWNSRDPQRVSLVYTEDCYWRNRSEFITGRQEIVSLLTRKWAKELDYRLIKELWSFTDNRIAVRFAYEWRDDSGNWFRSYGNENWEFADDGLMQRRFASINDMPIKEEERKFHWPLGTRPADHPSLSELGL; the protein is encoded by the coding sequence ATGAATAATCTAACTCCCCCATTCACTCTTGAGACAGCAATCCAAAAAACTCGTATGGCAGAAGACAGCTGGAATAGCCGAGACCCTCAGCGCGTCTCACTTGTGTACACTGAGGATTGTTATTGGAGAAATCGGAGCGAATTTATAACAGGCCGCCAAGAAATCGTTTCTTTACTAACTAGAAAATGGGCCAAAGAACTGGACTACCGCCTGATCAAGGAGCTTTGGTCATTTACGGATAACCGTATTGCGGTTAGGTTCGCATATGAATGGCGTGATGATAGTGGTAATTGGTTCAGATCGTATGGAAACGAGAATTGGGAATTCGCTGACGACGGCTTGATGCAACGTAGATTTGCTTCGATTAATGACATGCCGATCAAGGAAGAGGAACGAAAGTTCCATTGGCCTCTCGGTACACGTCCCGCTGACCATCCAAGCCTAAGTGAGTTAGGCCTATGA